Genomic DNA from Alicyclobacillus fastidiosus:
AATATTCACGGTGCATGGTGGGGAAGTACGTTACTTTAAGGCATAACGTGCTCTCCCGACTTAATTGCACATTCCTGCCCTGATGTTCCACAAGGCAGCCTCATGTGGAGGTGCATGTTTCATGCACTCCGATGCCACAGAGTTTCTGAGACTTACGTCCCCCAAGTCCGGGAGCGATCTCAATTCGTCAAAAGAAAGCACTGTTAGAATCCTCCTATATTTAACGAGTTTAGTCACTAATTTATGATGGCATATCATCTGTGGGGCTTGAATGTCTTTGAGTTGAAATTTCGACGTATTACCTTTGTGTATCGTCTTAACACGAAATAGCTCCCACCTATAGATATTGCAGATGACACTCCAAAAATTATAAAATCCCATTTTAACGGAACCGCCTCATACAATCTCGGAGCGAATGTAAGGGAGTTTTCCGACGACTCCTCGATAACGACGAACTTACCGTCTAATGCAAGCAAATGTGAACTTGGTGATAACGTATGTAGCATCCCATTTTTATAAAATTTCAGAAAACCTTCTTCGTCATATCCTCCGTATACCCACCCATTAATAACGGGTTCCCCGACGGTAACATCTTTCCACAAGGGATCTGTTGTGTTGAACGGCATTATACCTCTGTATAACTCAATGAGAGATATTAAAAAAATGGGGAGTATACCTATACACAACACAATTCTAAACCGAGAAAATTTCTTTCCCTTAACATGAAAACGTTGCATACAGTTATCCCCCTCACTTTTAGATATTCCATATAGGACATTGTATGATTTTGATTAGGCTTATTTCCTACTTGTTGAGCTAATCCTGCTCCTTTAGCGCAGTAACAGAGCAGAATTAATACTGTATATTTATGTATTCGTCAGAGTAAGTCCTTCTGGGACATTCGCCCCTTATGTTCAAGAAGGGCTTATGCGGGTCTGTCAATAATTTTGTGTAAACTCCGTTCGATAAAACTAGCGGATATATTTCTCCACTCGGTCTGGAAAGTATATGATTAACTGACTGAGTATCTGTCCCCAGTGCTGCACCCGCATGGTCCAGCGTTTTGTGACCTCCATTGTGGCTAGGTACAACATCTTGGTCAGCGACTCATCGGTCGGGAAGATGCTTTTGCCCTTCGTCACCTTTCGAAGTTGTCTGTGGTATCCCTCAATCAGATTGGTCGTATAAATGATTCTCCGCATCTCTGGAGGATAACGGAAAAAGGTGGCTAGTTCGTCCCAGTTCGCCCGCCAAGACCGAACGACAAGCGGGTATTTTTTACCCCAAGTTTCCTCGAACATATCCAACTCGACTAGAGCAGCATCTTCTGTGTTGGCTTTATATATGGGCTTAAGCGCGGCTGTCACAGATTTATAGTCTTTGTAAGACACGTATTTCAAGGAGTTGCGAATTTGGTGAACAACGCATTTCTGGATGTCTGCTTTTGGATAGCATGCAGAGATAGCTTCGCTGAAGCCTTTCAGATTGTCGACACAAGTGATGAGGATATCTTCGACGCCTCGGCTTTTTAATTCGTTGAGCACGGACAACCAGAACTTTGCCGATTCGTTTTCGCCAATCCAAATGCCAAGTACATCTTTCTTACCGTCCAGGTCAATGCCCACAACCATATAGGCAGCTTTGTTGACCACCTGACCCTCTTGCTTCACTTTGAAATGAATGGCGTCAAGAAATACGACTGCGTATACCGTCTGGAGGGGGCGATTCTGCCATTCCTTAATGAGGGGGATGAGCTTGTCCGTAATGTTGGAAATGAGCGTTGGGGATACATCTAATCCGTAAAGCTGCTGAAGGTGAGCACCGATATCTCGAGTGCTAACACCTCGGGCATATAGTGCAACGACCTGCTTCTCAATACCAACCGTATTGGTCTGATTCTTCTTCACGATTTCTGGCTCGAACTCGTTCTTACGGTCCTGAGGGACGGCAATTTCAACATCACCATACTCGGATGTTAGGGTCTTACGGCTGTGCCCATTGCGGCTATTATCTGTAGTCTTATTCTTAGTGTCATGTTTGGCGTATCCTAAATGCGTGTCTAATTCTGCTTCCAGCATTTCTTGCATGGTGCCTGCAAACAAATCTCGGAGTGCAGCTTGCACATCCTCTGTGGACTTCAAATTGTTTTCCTTAATAAACTTTCTGAGCTGTTCTTTTGAAACCTTAGTCACTCTTATGTCCTCCCAGTCACATACTCCCTTTTGGGGATTGGGAGTTTACACAAAATATTTTACACACTCAATGGTCGGAGACATACCGTACAGCCCGACGGATCAAACAGTCAAGGATTACGTGTCCCAGTGGCTTGAGGAAAAAAGTTCAAGTATTGAGTTTGGCACTTATCGTAAGTATGAGTGGCTGGTGCGGTGTCATATCATTCCGCATATCGGCCACATCCGATTGTCAAAACTGATGCCTCAACAACTTCAAAGCTTTTACACGAATTTGCTCTCAATGGACGATCC
This window encodes:
- a CDS encoding IS256 family transposase gives rise to the protein MTKVSKEQLRKFIKENNLKSTEDVQAALRDLFAGTMQEMLEAELDTHLGYAKHDTKNKTTDNSRNGHSRKTLTSEYGDVEIAVPQDRKNEFEPEIVKKNQTNTVGIEKQVVALYARGVSTRDIGAHLQQLYGLDVSPTLISNITDKLIPLIKEWQNRPLQTVYAVVFLDAIHFKVKQEGQVVNKAAYMVVGIDLDGKKDVLGIWIGENESAKFWLSVLNELKSRGVEDILITCVDNLKGFSEAISACYPKADIQKCVVHQIRNSLKYVSYKDYKSVTAALKPIYKANTEDAALVELDMFEETWGKKYPLVVRSWRANWDELATFFRYPPEMRRIIYTTNLIEGYHRQLRKVTKGKSIFPTDESLTKMLYLATMEVTKRWTMRVQHWGQILSQLIIYFPDRVEKYIR